From Paenarthrobacter sp. A20:
GAGGTGATCGAACCACTCCTCGATGGCTGCGGTGAACACCGGGTCCATGCAGCGCAGGCCAAGGCCCGGGATGCCTGTCAGCCAGGCGGGAAAGCCGCCGTTGTCCCATTCAGCACAGATGTACGGCCCGGGACGGACGATGACGTCCAATCCTTCACCAGCTGCGACGTCAATGAACCGTCCCAGGTCGCGCCACCCGCTGAAGTCCGGAGCCTGATCGCGCTTAGGCTGGTGGAAGTTCCAGGCAACGTATGTGTCAACAGTGTTGGCGCCCATTGCCTTGAGCCGGCGCAGCCGGTCCTGCCACAGGTCCGGATGCACGCGGAAGTAGTGGATGGCTCCGGCGAGGATGCGATACGGTTCACCCGAACGGTAAAGGACGGCGTCGTGGTAGCTCAAGAGGGCGTTGTTCACACGGAACAGATTAGCTCAATTTCCAACATTTATGCACAGGTGATGAACACATGACCAATCTTGATACTTCTCCGGCACAAGAAGTGTGCCCGGCAGCTACGGAAGATCAGGGTCCGTGCGTTCAGCTGTGGCCCGAACGTGAGGTTCCCTTGGGTGGGGTTCGTGCCATGAATGTCATGAGGACGCTGCCCCAGCGCGGGCTGCCGACTGTTGGCGCATGGTGCTTCCTGGACAGCTTCGGCCCCGACAGGGTGGCCATGAGCGTCCTTCCCCATCCGCACTGTGGGCTCCAAACGGTCACCTGGCCTTTGGAAGGCGCAGTGCGGCACCGCGACAGCGTGGGCAGCGATGTCGTGGTACGGCCGGGCGAGCTGAACATCATGACAGCAGGCCATGGCATCTCACACTCGGAGTTCTCGGTCCTCCCCTCCACCACCGCGGCAGGATCAAGCCCCGAGGCGCAAGGGATTCCCGTTTCGCGTGGGCTCCAACTGTGGGTAGCCCTTCCTGAGGAGCACCGCCACCGTCCGCCGTCCTTCGAGCAGGTGAAGGACCTGCCGGTAGCAGTCGGCGAAGGCTTTACGGCCACCGTGATGGTGGGCGAATTCGCCGGCCAACGCTCCCCAGCCACCATGTTCAGCCCCATCGTTGGAGCCGATATCACGGGCTCCGGCCCACTTGAGCTGCCCGTGCGTCCGGACTTTGAACACGCAGTATTGGTGCTGGACGGCCATGTGGTCATCGACGGTCAAGACATAGAGGCCGGCCCGCTGGCCTACCTGGGGGCGGGCCGGACCAACCTTGATGTCGTAGCCGGGCCGGACACGCGGTTCATGCTCCTCGGCGGCGAACCGTTCGGCGAGGATCTGCTCATGTGGTGGAACTTCGTTGGGCGGACCCACGAGGAAGTCGAACAGGCGCGTGAGGAATGGGAAGCAGAGGGACTCCTCGACGACGACGCTGCCACCGCCTTACGCTTCGGCTTCGTCCCCGGCCATGGTCCCGATGCCGGACCGGAGGCCGGCCGCATTCCCGCTCCTCCGCTTCCCGGCGTTAGACTGCGGCCACGAACCCGCGGTTAGGCCGCTGCTAACGGCGCTGCTCGGCCACCAACCGCGGGACGCCGAACACGGGATCCTGCTGAAGTATGCGTACATCAACAATGCCGTCTTCGGCCAGCTTCGCCTTGAATGCTTCCTGCAGCCGGGGAACATTCATGCCAAGTCCGCTTCCCAGGATCACCGGCCCGTCCAGTCGCAACTGCCGAACGGCTTGCCCGGCGAGCTCGGCGAGGTCGCGGCCTGCCTGTTCCACCAAAGCCTTGCTGGTTTCGTCGCCGGTGTCGGCTGCTTCCACCACGAGGCGTGCTTGCTGCGCCCAGTACCGGCGACCCGTGTCCGGTGAGTGGAAAAGGGCGATCAGCTTACCGGGTTCGTCCACGCCGCACGAGTCCAACAACGCGCGGCTAAGCCGGTCCGGCTCCAGGCCTTGGTTCATCCGGCGCAGGCTGTGCCGGACGGCTTCCCGCCCCAGCCAGAAGCCGCTGCCTTCGTCACCCAGAAGGTATCCCCAGCCGCCTGCGCGGGCTTCCTCTCCGGCGTCGTTTTTTCCCCACGCCGCTGAGCCGGTCCCCGCAATGACCGCTACTCCCGTGCTGGCTCCGCCGGCTGCCAGCAGCAAACGTGAGTCGTGAACCACCGTGATGCGGGCGCCGGGGGCATGGGGCGCGATCAGCTCGGCGAGCGCCTGGGCGTCCTGGTCAGTATCGATCCCCCCTGCACCGGCGTACACCTCGTCAACGTGTCCGCCACCGACCTTCGCGAACAATTCAGCGAGGTTGGCCGCGGCCTGCTCCCGGCTGACATTTTGCACGTTGGAACTGCCGGCACTTTCGTCTACGACCGGCAAACCATTTTCAAAGCGCACGCCGCGTGTTTTCGTACCGCCGATGTCGAGCCCGATGACGGTTCCGGGCACGGCTTCCGTATCGGCGAGGGAATGCTGGGCAGAGTCAGGATTGTTCACCGTGACAGACTAGCTTGGAGCGTCCGGAGGAGAAACCGCACATGCCCGAATCCCTGTTTGGTACAGCGTTTATTGCAGCCCCCATGGCCGGGGGAACGTCCACGCCCGCGTTGGTGCAGGCAGTTCATGAGGGCGGCGGTCTGGGTTTCCTCGCCGCAGGCTACAAAAGCCCGGAGGCGATGGTTGCCGAGATCACGGCGACGCGGGCCCTCAACGCCCCCTTTGGCATGAACGTCTTTGTGCCTGATGCCCGCCAACTCGCGCCCAGCCAGGCTGAGCAGGCGCGGCTTCAGGCCTACCGGGCAGAGCTGGAACCCGATGCGGCGCGCTACGGGGTGGGCCTGCCGCCCCTCCGCCTTGACGACGACGATGCCTGGCAGGACAAGATCGATGTTTTGCTGGCCAATCCCGTGGAGTTCGTCAGTTTCGCTTTCGGCCTGCCTGGGAAGCCGGTGGTGGCCGCGCTCCGGAAGGCCGGAACCGCCGTCATTTGCAGCGTCACCAGTGTCCGGGAAGCCCTGGCCGCTGCCGAGGAGGGACCGGACGCCCTCGCCGTCCAGCACCGCTCAGCGGGCGCACACTCAGCGGCCTTCCTGCCGGGCGGTAAGGAATCAGCCGGAACCCCGGCAGCCCGGACGACGGCGGAACTGGTCACCCAAGTGCGTGCCGCCGTCGGGCTTCCGCTGATCGCGGCAGGTGCCATCATGGACGGCCCGGGGTTGCGTGATGTGCTGGACGCCGGCGCGTCAGCCGCGCAAATCGGGACTGCCCTGGTTCGGACCCACGAAAGCGGCGCCCGGCAGCTGCACAAGGATGCTTTGGGTGATCCCGCGTTTACTGAAACGGCCATGACCCGCGCCTTCACCGGACGTTTGGCCCGATCGCTGGTCAACGACTTCGTCCGCGACCATCAGGATGCTCCGGAAGGCTACCCGGCAATCCATCACCTCACGGCACCGGTGCGGGCAGCCTCGTCCGCAGCCGGTGATCCACAGCGCCTGAATCTGTGGGCGGGCACCGGCTGGCGGTTGGCCCGTGAAGGATCGGCGAAAGACGTCGTCAGGGAGTACCTGAGCGGGCTCTGACAAGTTCGGCCAGCAACTCTCCGCCCTCCGAGATGACGAGTTCGCGGAAGAGCCGAACGGCGTCGGGTTCGAAACTTCTCTCCCGCCAGGCGATACCAATTTGCCGGAACGCCAACTCGGACTCAATCGCCACTTCGACGAGCCCGAGTTCGGCCTTCGGAAGAAATTGGCCGGTACCTGAGCCGGGACCCGCAGGCGGAAGGATGCTGAACCCGAGGCCGGCCGAAACCAGGCCCCTGGCGGAGGTGGACTCCTGGACTTCGAAGGCAATCCTTGGGCGGAAGCCTGCTTCACGCAGGAGTGCTTCCCCCAAGGCCCGCAGCCCAACACCGGCTGGAAGTGTCACGTAGGGATCGTGCCGCAATTCTGAGAGATGCAGGCTGGACCGCCCTGCCAGCGGATGCCGGTAGTGCAGGACCACCCTGAGCGGCTCGCGGTAGAGCGGCAGGGAGTGGATGCCCCTGCCTTCGGGTGCGATCGGCGCAATCAAGGCAAAATCGCTGTCCCCGCTGGCCAATTGTTGCAGGCAGTCGTCGCGGGGACCCTGCCAGAGCTCGAACACCGCATGGGGGTGGCGGCCGCGAAATGCGCTGATGAGCAGGGGAAGAGTCGCCTCACCAAAAGTGTGTTGGAAGGACACTCCGATTCGTCCACGGACTACGTCCGACTCGTGCCTGACCCGGTCAAGGCCGGCTTGGAAGTCCTCCAGCGCGGCTTCTATGTAGGGCAGCAGGGTCCTGGCGGCGGAAGTAAGACGGATCCCCCTGCCCTCGCGCACCAGCAGGTCCATCCCCACAATGGCACTGGCCCGTGCCACCGCCCGGCTGACCGTTGACTGGGGAACACCAAGGATCTCCGCGGTTTCCGTCATATGTTCCGTGCGGCCAAGTTCAGCCAGAACGGGAAGGAGCGGAAGGAGTTGGATGAGTTGGTGGTGGTCCGGCTCCACGGTCGTCTCCCTTCAGCAGTGATCCCTGCCTGCAGATCTCCCACTATTCATGCTCTATTGCATCAATTCTAGACGACTCATGCATTGGAATGTGGTGTCCGGCGAGGCCTAATCTTGCCGGGTGAGTAAAGCAATCGCCTTGGGCAGCGCAGAAACATGGGACGGGCACGCCAAGGGGTCGCGCGGCTACAGCCGGGTGCTCGCCGCTTTGGCGCTTGCCGGCGTTGCCACCTTTGCACAGCTGTATTCCACCCAGGCTGTCCTGCCCCTCATGGCCAGCGACCTCAACATCACAGCAGCCGAAGCCGCCCTCAGTATCTCCCTCGCCACCGTGGGCCTTGCCATCACTGTCCTGCCATGGTCTTTCGTGGCCGACAGGATTGGGCGGGTCCGTGCCATGGCCATAGGCATCGCGGCCGCGACGCTCCTGGGGCTGTTGGTTCCGCTGGCCCCCACTGTGCCGCTGCTGCTGGGCCTCCGAACCTTGGAGGGCATGGCCTTGGGTGGAATTCCTGCCATAGCCATCGCCTACCTCAACGAGGAAGTCACGAAAATACACACCGCGTTGGCGGCTGGAACCTACGTTGCCGGCACCACCTTGGGAGGGCTGGCGGGACGCCTTGTGGCCGGACCCGTGGGCGAGCTCTGGGGCTGGCGGGCCGCGGCCCTGGCAGTGTCCCTGCTGGCCACTGTGTCCGCAGTCCTGTTCCTGGTCCTCGTTCCCAAGCAACGCCGCTTCAGCCCGGCCCCGGCACTGGGATTCCGCGGCGCCCTCCGGACCCTGAAGGGACACTCCAGCAACCCCAAGCTGGTGTCGTTGTACTTACAGGCTTTCCTCCTCATGGGCGGCTTCGTGGCCGTGTACAACTACCTGGGCTTTCGCTTGCATGCCGAACCCTTCGGACTTCCCGCCACGGTTGTCAGCCTCATCTTCCTTGCCTACTTGTCCGGAACCGTCAGCTCACGCTGGGCTGCGGGGCTGACCACGAGATTTGGCAGGCGCAACGTCCTGGTGGCCGGGATCGCCGTCATGTCGGCAGGCCTGGCGTTGACGTTGGTGGAGAACCTGGCAGCCACCCTGGCCGGGCTTGTCATCTTCACAGGCGGCTTCTTTGCAGCCCACAGCGTGGGATCTGGCTGGACCGGAGCAATCGCTACTACTGGCCGCGCGCAGGCAGCGTCCCTGTACAACCTGTCCTACTACCTGGGTTCGAGCCTTATTGGATGGGCCGGCGGTTTGGCCTTCCAGGCGTTTGGCTGGCCTGCGTTGGCTTTGAGCGTCATCGCCCTCTCATGCACGACGGCGGCCGTCACCTTGATAGTGCACCGGAGGCCCTAACACCCCGGCTGATATCAACGGTCCTGCCCCTACAATCAGAGGCATGACACAGGTCACGAAACCCCGCGAACTGTCGTCACCGGAGCGTTTGCAGGCGTTTACGGATGCCGTGGTGGCGATTGCTTTGACGTTGTTGATCCTTCCGCTGATGGATAGCGTGGGTGAGTTGGCGGACCACGATGGCACTACGGCCCAATGGTTGGCCGAGGAGCAGTACGCCTTACTGGGCTTCGTCCTGAGCTTTGTCCTCATTGCCGTGTTCTGGGTGCACCACCACCGACTGTTCCACAAAGTCCGGCGCATTGACTCCGGACTGTTGTGGTTGACGGTTGCTTGGATGTTCACGATCGTGCTGATGCCCGTCGCTACCTCGCTGTCCACCCAACTGCAATCCGACTGGGCCCAGCCCCTTGTCTACATCGGAACGCTTTTCGCTACCAGCCTTATGCTCCTTCTGGCGCGCGTCCACCTGCGGTCCCACCCGGATCTGCACGACATGGATGCCGCTGAAACGACGTCAGGGATCCGGGCAGGCGGCATAGTGTCCGGGCTATTCCTTGCGGCTCTTGTTGTGGCCTTAGCCGTTCCGACCGCCGGCAACTTCCCCCTGTTGCTGATGCTTCTCAGCGAGCCGCTCCAACTCCTGGCCAACCGGGGAGACCGGCGGGCCCGCCCCAAACGATAGTCACCTGAAGAATTCACCGATTAGGATGGATGAAAGGCAATTTCAGGAGGATCCGTGAGCAACCCCACGAAGAATGTTCGGTCAAGCACCGGCAGCGCAGAGCCGCTGGACGCGATCGACGAACGAATCCTCGCAGCGTTGGTGGACGACGCCCGTATCTCCAACAAGCAGTTGGCGGAGCTGGTCGGTATCGCCCCTTCCACGGCCCTGATGCGGACCAGGGCGCTCTCCGAACGGGGAATCATCGAAGGCTTTGAAGCCGTCTTGAGCCTGCCGGCCATCGGCCGTTCGGTACAGGCCCTCATCGCCGTTCGCCTTCGCGCCCACGACCGCGACCAAATCGACCGCTTTACTGCCCGCGTCCCTAAACTCCCGGCGGTCATCTCCACCTTCCACACCACCGGTTCCGTGGACTACCTGCTCCATATCGCCGTCGCCAACACTGACGACCTCCGAAACTGGCTCCTCGACAACCTCGCCACTGACCCCGTGGTGGGTCACACGGAAACCACCATGGTTTTCCAGCACATACCCGGCAACCGTGGACCGCTGCCCGAATAGGGCCGGGAATCAGGAACGCACTACGCGTCGAAACGAGACGGCCGCAAGGACCATCGCCGCCACGCCGCACAGAACCGTGAAACCCACGACGGCGGCCTGCAGACCGAGCGCCGAGACAGCCAGTCCCAGCCCGATCACCGGAACGGCGCTTCCCAAGTAAGTGATGACATAGACGGTGCTGATGACCTGCGCGTGGCGCGCAGCCTCAACCTTGCCGGCAACTTCATTGAAGACCTGCCGGAACGCAATGCCCTGTCCCACGCCTGCGGTGATGCTGGCTGCCACCAGCAGCCATGGGCTTGACCATGCGGCCGCTGCTCCGATGAGAACCACGGAGGAGCCCAGAACCACCAAGGCCAGGGGAACAACAAAGCGTCCGCGCGTACCCAGCAGCTGGCTCAGCGCGGAAGCACCCAAAGTGACCCCTGCAAGCAAGCCAATGAGGGGCCTCGAATCAGCCTGCACCACGCTGGCGAAGTAGCCCGGCGCCAAGGAAAGGCAGAAGCCGAAGACGGCGAAGCTGAGGAATCCCGTGGCCGCTGCCATCCAGAATGCTCCGCGGGCGTCACGCGAGATGGACGGCCTCCGCGGAGCGAGGACTTTCAGGGGCTTCGGTCCTCCCGCGGGTGCAATGGCTGGCCGCGCCTTCAAAAGCCACAAGGGAACCAGCGCTGCAAGCAACACTGCCGAGTGAACGTAGTAGGGAGTTCGCGTCGAGTCCGGCAGGAGTGATAAGAGGCCGCCGATTGCGGGACCGGCGGCCACGCCTCCGGCAGAGGACAGAAGGGTAAAGCGGGAGGCCCAGTCGGGCCGCTGGGGCAGCAATTCACGCAGGGCTGCGGCGCTGGCTCCTGTCGCAAGTCCAACTGCTGCTCCTTGGAAAGCCCGGCCCAAGGACAATGACACCAAGGTGTCCGCGTTGGCGAAAATCACTCCGCCCACCAAGCCAACCAAGACAGCCAGCACCAGCGCCGCACGGCGTCCGATGTGGTCCGACCAGTGGCCCGCCACCATGAGGACGCCTACCAAGGCAAGGACGTAGCTTGAGAAGGCCACCGTCACGTCAAGCGAGGACAGGCCAAGCCTGGCCTGGAGCAGGGGGTACAAGGGTGTGGCCAGGTTGGCGCCAACCAGGAGCGTAAAGATCACAACCCCCGTCAGGACCAGCCGGGCAGTGGTGGAGGCATCCCATCCCCAGCGTTCGGCGGTGGCCGGACGCATGCGGAGTTCGCTCAAGACAGTCATTTCCATGCCTTCGGGCTCGGTCGCCGGTTTCGGTTTTCCTTGTGGGAAGCGCAGTCCGGCTAAGTATTGATGGCAATAGAATGCAATAGTGCTGAGCTCAAAGAGCTGCAAAAGTGCAAGGATTGAGCAAAATACTCAAAGTAGTAAGCGACAAATGAGCTGGAGTGACCATTTGAACACCCTCGACCCAATGGACCTGAAGATCCTGCTGGAACTCATTAGGGAACCCCGCATCCAGATCGCTGAGTTGAGCGACGCCCTGGGCATAGCCCGCAATACCGCCCAGAGCCGCGTGAAGCGCCTTCTTCGGACCGGAGTGCTGCAGGCGGCCGGCCGTGAAGTGGACCTCGAAAAGGTGGGGTACGACGTCGTTGCCTTCGTCACGATTGAAGTCACCCACCGGGAACTCGACGGCGTCATTGGCGCCTTACGCCTGATCCCCCAAGTGCTGGAGGTCCACGAGATATCAGGGCGCGGCGATCTGTGGTGCCGGGTGGTGGCAACGGACACGCACAACCTGCAGTCGGCGTTACGCTCGGTCCTGCGCACCAAGGGTGTCATCCGGACAGAAACAGTTCTGGCCCTGCATACGCATATCCCGTACCGCACTGAGCCGCTCATCGAAAGGATGTCCGCAGCCCCAACACGCCCCAGGCAGGAGAGCCAGAGCACCGGCCCGCAGGCCCGAACGGACTAGGATTTCAGGCATGGATTGGCTCTCACACATCTCCCAGATCAACTGGTTCGCTGTACTTCTGGCTTTCGTTTCAAGCATGGTCATCGGCTTCGTCTGGTACATGCCGGCCGTCCTTGGACGCAGGTGGATGCAGGCGATCGGCAAGACCGAAGACGACCTCAAAAACATCGAAGGTGGCGCCGGCATCTGGGTTCCCATGATGGTGGCCGCGGCCCTGACCAGCATTCTCCTGGCTGTCCTTATCAGCGCGCTGGAGCTCAACACTTTCTGGGCCGGCGGTTTCTTCGCGCTGATCGCGGCCTTGGTATTCCGCGCCGGCGGCCATGTCATTCACAACGGCTTCGCCGGGCGCCCCGCCGCTGTGACAGTGATCAATTCCGGCCACGACCTCGTGGCCATGACCGTTGCGGGCGCCATCATCGGAGCCATGCAGTAGCGTTCACCCAGTGACCATCATCGATAACGCCGTATATGTAGACGGCGTCCGCACCGCCACCCCGCACAGCCTCGAGCAAACGTTCGAAACACTGGCCGAACATGGTGGCATGGCCTGGATCGGCCTGTATCGGCCCACGAAGGACGAGATGGCCGCCGTCGCCCAGGAATTCGACCTCCACGAGCTTGCCGTTGAGGACGCTGTTTCTGCACACCAGCGGCCCAAGCTCGAACGGTACGACCACAACCTGTTCACTGTTCTCCGCCCAGCCAGATACCTCGATGAAACCGAGACTGTGGAGTTCGGCGAGTTGCACGTCTTCACCGGACCAAATTTTGTGGTGACCATCCGGCACGCTGAAACCGGTGGAGTCGCCCGGGTCCGCCACCGGCTGGAGACGCGTCCGGATCTGCTCTGCCATGGACCTGAAGCCGTGCTCTACGCCCTCCTGGACCAGGTAGTGGACGACTATGCGCCAGTGGTGGCGGGCCTTGAGAACGACATCGACGAAATCGAAGACCAACTCTTCAGCGGCGACAGCACCGTGTCGCGTCGGATCTACGAGCTCGCCCGTGAAGTGATCCAGTTCCAGCGGGCCATCCAGCCGCTTCCGGACATGATGGCGCTGCTGGAAAAGGGCTTCGAAAAGTATGGCGTGGATATCGAGTTGCAGCGTTCCCTTCGCGACGTCGAGGATCACGTTCAGCGCGTCATCTCACGGGTGAACTCGTTCAGGGATCTGTTGCAGAACGCCCTCACATTGGATGGCACGCTGACCGCGAACCGGCAGAACGAGGCCAGTGCTGCGCAGAACGAACAGGTCAAGAAGATCTCCTCCTGGGCTGCCATCCTCTTTGCGCCGTCGTTTGTGGCAGGCGTGTACGGCATGAACTTCGACCATATGCCCGAGCTGCATTGGGACTTCGGCTATCCCTTGGCGGTGGGACTCATGGTCGGCGCCGCACTGCTGATGTATGCCATCTTCAAACGCAAAGGGTGGCTGTGACGCCTCTCTTGAGGCCTGCTCCGCGTACGGCGCGGGACATTGCCGGGACTTTGGTGGCCGGCATGGAGCACGACGCCGGGCGGTCGGGTTTCGAGCTTGAGCCCAGCCAGCGGAAAGCAGCTGAGCTCTTGGCGGCTTTCGCCGCCCAAGTGACCGGCCGGCGTCGTGCGCTCTCAAGGAGGACGCCGCGAAGCCTCTACCTCCACGGGCCGGTGGGCCGCGGAAAGACCTGGCTGATGGATAGCTTCTACGGACGGCTGGAGGCACGGAAGAGGCGTGTCCATTTCCACGACTTCTTCCGCAAGCTCCACTCCGGGACACACGGCTTCGAGCCCGGCAACGGAACGGCCATCCAGCAGTCGGTGGACTCCCTGCTGGATGACATCGATGTGCTCTTTTTCGATGAGTTCCACGTCCATGACGTCGGCGATGGCATGTTCATTGCCCGGTTGTTACGGGCCGCAGCCCAGCGCCGGATCCCCTTGGTGGTGACCTCGAACTACGCCCCGGACGACCTCCTGCCCAATCCCCTCTGGCATGACCACTTCGTACCCACCATTGAAGCCATCAAGGAGATGATGGACGTCGTGGAGATCAATGGTGCCTCGGATTTCCGCCGCTTTCCTACTCCCGGAACCGGTCCGGCCACAGGATTTGAGGCTTTTCGCGCCGGACGCATCATCTCCCCCGGCACACCAACGCAGTTGGGGCGCCTTGGCCTCTTCCGGCCCCAGCCCTCACAGAGCCGGATCGTGAGCCCCACCACGCAGCCATTGCTTGTCAAAAACTCAGACGCCGACTTGCTCTGGGTCGGTTTTGAGGAGCTTTGCGGCGGGCTGACGTCAACATCGGACTTCCTGGTTTTGGCCGATACCTATAGGACGTGGGTCATTGACGACGTTCCTTCGCCGGAAGATGGTGATTCGGCATCCGCACCGGCATGGCAGCGGTTCAGCAATGTGGTGGATGTGCTCCACGACCAGGACATCACGCTGTTTCTGGTCGGGGCGGGGCCTTTGAACTGGGATATCGATGTCCCGGGCAGTGTCCTGCCCGTTGATTTGGCGCGTATTGCCAGCCGTTTGTCCCTTCTGGGACGTTCAGACCCGGACGATGCTGTGTCAATGGAAGAGGCCGCCGGAAGCTGAGCTTCCGGCGGCCTCCTTGAAAACGTGGGCTGGGTGGATGGCTAGATAACGCCGCCGGCCGCAGACGGGGCACTGGCATCGTTTCCGCCATCGCCTACAGTCTCCCGGGCGACATAGTTCTCGATGTCGAAGAGGTTCTCGGCACGCTCGGTGATGTTCAGCAGCGTGGTCATGGAGGCGACCTCTTCCACCTGTTCCTTCAGGAACCAGAGCATGAACTGCTCGCCCAGGGCATCCCCCTCGGCGCGGGCGACGCGGAACATCTCCTCGATGTTCCTGGTGACTTCCTTTTCCTGTTCCAAGGCCAACGCGATGGGTTCCTTGGCGTTGGTGAAGTTGTTGCGAACCGGGGCAATACCGGGGATCTCCACGTGCACGTTTCGGTCCAGCATGTACTGAACCATCATCATGGCGTGGTTCCGCTCCTCAAGGGATTGACGGTAGAAGTGCCGGGCCAACTGCGGCAAGTCCTCGCCGTCAAAGTACACAGCTACTGCGATGTATTGCTGGGAGGCCGCAAACTCATTGGCGACCTGGGCGGACAACAACTCATTGAATGTCTTCTTAGCCATGGCTCGATCCTACAGGCGGGCCATGACACTTTTGAGGGTGAGGTTCACCACTGCTCAAGGCACCAGCAGGCTGATACTTACTCCAGCCGCAGCGGCAAGGACGCTAAGCGCCATTGTGCCCAACCCATTGATGATGGCCAGGGCCGTGCGACCACTTTGAACAAGCCGGATGGTCTCCAGGCTTGCCGTGCTGAAGGTGGTGTAGCCGCCCAGGAATCCGGTACCGAATACCAGCAGGAGGGACTCCGGCGCTTGGCCGCGCATCACGAACCCTGCCAGTAGGCCCAGCAGCAGGGAGCCCGAAATGTTGATGGCAACGGTCCCCCAGGGAAAAGCGGTCTTGAGGCGTGCCCGGATAAGCCCGTCCACCACAAACCGAACGGCGGCACCTACCCCGCCCGCCAAGGCAAGAAGGATGACC
This genomic window contains:
- a CDS encoding pirin family protein, whose protein sequence is MTNLDTSPAQEVCPAATEDQGPCVQLWPEREVPLGGVRAMNVMRTLPQRGLPTVGAWCFLDSFGPDRVAMSVLPHPHCGLQTVTWPLEGAVRHRDSVGSDVVVRPGELNIMTAGHGISHSEFSVLPSTTAAGSSPEAQGIPVSRGLQLWVALPEEHRHRPPSFEQVKDLPVAVGEGFTATVMVGEFAGQRSPATMFSPIVGADITGSGPLELPVRPDFEHAVLVLDGHVVIDGQDIEAGPLAYLGAGRTNLDVVAGPDTRFMLLGGEPFGEDLLMWWNFVGRTHEEVEQAREEWEAEGLLDDDAATALRFGFVPGHGPDAGPEAGRIPAPPLPGVRLRPRTRG
- a CDS encoding BadF/BadG/BcrA/BcrD ATPase family protein, translating into MNNPDSAQHSLADTEAVPGTVIGLDIGGTKTRGVRFENGLPVVDESAGSSNVQNVSREQAAANLAELFAKVGGGHVDEVYAGAGGIDTDQDAQALAELIAPHAPGARITVVHDSRLLLAAGGASTGVAVIAGTGSAAWGKNDAGEEARAGGWGYLLGDEGSGFWLGREAVRHSLRRMNQGLEPDRLSRALLDSCGVDEPGKLIALFHSPDTGRRYWAQQARLVVEAADTGDETSKALVEQAGRDLAELAGQAVRQLRLDGPVILGSGLGMNVPRLQEAFKAKLAEDGIVDVRILQQDPVFGVPRLVAEQRR
- a CDS encoding nitronate monooxygenase, producing the protein MPESLFGTAFIAAPMAGGTSTPALVQAVHEGGGLGFLAAGYKSPEAMVAEITATRALNAPFGMNVFVPDARQLAPSQAEQARLQAYRAELEPDAARYGVGLPPLRLDDDDAWQDKIDVLLANPVEFVSFAFGLPGKPVVAALRKAGTAVICSVTSVREALAAAEEGPDALAVQHRSAGAHSAAFLPGGKESAGTPAARTTAELVTQVRAAVGLPLIAAGAIMDGPGLRDVLDAGASAAQIGTALVRTHESGARQLHKDALGDPAFTETAMTRAFTGRLARSLVNDFVRDHQDAPEGYPAIHHLTAPVRAASSAAGDPQRLNLWAGTGWRLAREGSAKDVVREYLSGL
- a CDS encoding LysR family transcriptional regulator, whose protein sequence is MEPDHHQLIQLLPLLPVLAELGRTEHMTETAEILGVPQSTVSRAVARASAIVGMDLLVREGRGIRLTSAARTLLPYIEAALEDFQAGLDRVRHESDVVRGRIGVSFQHTFGEATLPLLISAFRGRHPHAVFELWQGPRDDCLQQLASGDSDFALIAPIAPEGRGIHSLPLYREPLRVVLHYRHPLAGRSSLHLSELRHDPYVTLPAGVGLRALGEALLREAGFRPRIAFEVQESTSARGLVSAGLGFSILPPAGPGSGTGQFLPKAELGLVEVAIESELAFRQIGIAWRERSFEPDAVRLFRELVISEGGELLAELVRARSGTP
- a CDS encoding MFS transporter, giving the protein MSKAIALGSAETWDGHAKGSRGYSRVLAALALAGVATFAQLYSTQAVLPLMASDLNITAAEAALSISLATVGLAITVLPWSFVADRIGRVRAMAIGIAAATLLGLLVPLAPTVPLLLGLRTLEGMALGGIPAIAIAYLNEEVTKIHTALAAGTYVAGTTLGGLAGRLVAGPVGELWGWRAAALAVSLLATVSAVLFLVLVPKQRRFSPAPALGFRGALRTLKGHSSNPKLVSLYLQAFLLMGGFVAVYNYLGFRLHAEPFGLPATVVSLIFLAYLSGTVSSRWAAGLTTRFGRRNVLVAGIAVMSAGLALTLVENLAATLAGLVIFTGGFFAAHSVGSGWTGAIATTGRAQAASLYNLSYYLGSSLIGWAGGLAFQAFGWPALALSVIALSCTTAAVTLIVHRRP
- a CDS encoding TMEM175 family protein yields the protein MTQVTKPRELSSPERLQAFTDAVVAIALTLLILPLMDSVGELADHDGTTAQWLAEEQYALLGFVLSFVLIAVFWVHHHRLFHKVRRIDSGLLWLTVAWMFTIVLMPVATSLSTQLQSDWAQPLVYIGTLFATSLMLLLARVHLRSHPDLHDMDAAETTSGIRAGGIVSGLFLAALVVALAVPTAGNFPLLLMLLSEPLQLLANRGDRRARPKR
- a CDS encoding Lrp/AsnC family transcriptional regulator, whose protein sequence is MSNPTKNVRSSTGSAEPLDAIDERILAALVDDARISNKQLAELVGIAPSTALMRTRALSERGIIEGFEAVLSLPAIGRSVQALIAVRLRAHDRDQIDRFTARVPKLPAVISTFHTTGSVDYLLHIAVANTDDLRNWLLDNLATDPVVGHTETTMVFQHIPGNRGPLPE
- a CDS encoding MFS transporter, producing MTVLSELRMRPATAERWGWDASTTARLVLTGVVIFTLLVGANLATPLYPLLQARLGLSSLDVTVAFSSYVLALVGVLMVAGHWSDHIGRRAALVLAVLVGLVGGVIFANADTLVSLSLGRAFQGAAVGLATGASAAALRELLPQRPDWASRFTLLSSAGGVAAGPAIGGLLSLLPDSTRTPYYVHSAVLLAALVPLWLLKARPAIAPAGGPKPLKVLAPRRPSISRDARGAFWMAAATGFLSFAVFGFCLSLAPGYFASVVQADSRPLIGLLAGVTLGASALSQLLGTRGRFVVPLALVVLGSSVVLIGAAAAWSSPWLLVAASITAGVGQGIAFRQVFNEVAGKVEAARHAQVISTVYVITYLGSAVPVIGLGLAVSALGLQAAVVGFTVLCGVAAMVLAAVSFRRVVRS
- a CDS encoding Lrp/AsnC family transcriptional regulator; translation: MSWSDHLNTLDPMDLKILLELIREPRIQIAELSDALGIARNTAQSRVKRLLRTGVLQAAGREVDLEKVGYDVVAFVTIEVTHRELDGVIGALRLIPQVLEVHEISGRGDLWCRVVATDTHNLQSALRSVLRTKGVIRTETVLALHTHIPYRTEPLIERMSAAPTRPRQESQSTGPQARTD
- a CDS encoding DUF1761 domain-containing protein, with the translated sequence MDWLSHISQINWFAVLLAFVSSMVIGFVWYMPAVLGRRWMQAIGKTEDDLKNIEGGAGIWVPMMVAAALTSILLAVLISALELNTFWAGGFFALIAALVFRAGGHVIHNGFAGRPAAVTVINSGHDLVAMTVAGAIIGAMQ